The following proteins are encoded in a genomic region of bacterium:
- a CDS encoding thiolase family protein → MLMSTSVIISAARTPIASFQGGLSKVKASDLGAIAIREAIVRAGIAAGDVEEVIMGCVLPAGQGQNPARQASLAAGIPNSVEAITINRVCGSGLRAVMLADQLIRSGDNDIIVAGGMESMTRAPYLLPEARSGMRLGDSKAVDGMVFDGLWDIHSNQHMGSCAELCAEKYGFTREAQDEFAIASYKKAQEAIKSGAFRDEIVAVPVPEKKGGTVSFDTDEEPGRADFEKMKRLKPCFKDQGTITAANSSSISDGAAALVLMSEDRAKKAGLGPMARVLAHASFAHDPVWFTTAPVGAIKAVLAKAKLTIENIDIFEINEAFSAVTMAAIKEFSIDPKKVNIHGGAAALGHPIGASGARILTTLIYAMKHKGLKRGLATLCNGGGGATAVIVELP, encoded by the coding sequence ATGCTCATGAGCACATCAGTCATAATATCCGCAGCGCGCACGCCGATAGCATCGTTCCAGGGCGGGCTGTCGAAGGTGAAGGCCTCTGACCTGGGGGCGATCGCGATCCGCGAGGCGATCGTTCGCGCCGGCATCGCAGCCGGCGACGTGGAAGAGGTCATCATGGGCTGTGTGCTGCCCGCGGGCCAGGGGCAGAACCCGGCGAGGCAGGCCTCGCTCGCCGCAGGCATCCCGAACTCCGTGGAGGCCATCACCATAAACCGCGTTTGCGGCTCAGGTCTGCGCGCGGTCATGCTCGCGGACCAGCTCATACGCTCCGGCGACAACGATATCATCGTGGCGGGCGGCATGGAGTCCATGACCCGCGCCCCGTATCTCCTCCCTGAGGCGCGCAGCGGCATGCGGCTGGGCGACTCGAAGGCAGTGGACGGCATGGTCTTCGACGGGCTCTGGGACATCCATTCCAACCAGCACATGGGCAGCTGCGCTGAGCTTTGCGCAGAGAAATACGGCTTCACCAGGGAGGCGCAGGACGAGTTCGCGATCGCAAGCTACAAAAAGGCCCAAGAGGCGATCAAATCGGGCGCCTTCAGGGATGAGATAGTAGCGGTGCCGGTGCCTGAGAAAAAGGGCGGGACCGTATCCTTTGACACTGACGAGGAGCCTGGCAGGGCAGACTTCGAGAAGATGAAGAGGCTGAAACCCTGTTTCAAGGACCAGGGCACCATCACCGCAGCCAATTCGAGCTCCATATCCGACGGTGCGGCAGCCCTCGTGCTCATGTCAGAGGATCGGGCAAAGAAGGCGGGGCTTGGGCCCATGGCCAGGGTTTTGGCGCACGCGAGTTTTGCCCATGACCCGGTCTGGTTCACCACAGCCCCTGTCGGCGCTATTAAAGCAGTACTTGCAAAAGCAAAACTAACCATTGAAAATATAGATATATTTGAAATTAACGAAGCCTTCTCAGCGGTGACCATGGCAGCGATTAAGGAGTTCTCGATCGATCCAAAGAAGGTCAATATCCATGGCGGTGCCGCTGCCCTGGGCCATCCCATCGGCGCCTCAGGCGCCCGCATCCTCACAACCCTAATATATGCCATGAAACACAAAGGGCTCAAAAGGGGGCTGGCGACCCTTTGCAATGGCGGCGGCGGCGCCACTGCCGTGATCGTCGAACTCCCCTGA
- a CDS encoding DnaJ C-terminal domain-containing protein: protein MKDYYQVLGVPRGASAEEIKKSYRRLAKQYHPDVNKGEKAAEEKFKDISEAYNVLSDPEQRKKYDMFSQGGFGGAGPGGFNWQQAGGGPQGFDFRQADMGDLGDLFSELFNMGGVRRKAPRPEWGRAAGPEAPVNGQDTYADVDVDFEESIAGTERKISIRRGDKVEKITVKVPAGVDNGSKVRIAGKGQPGFGGGRSGDLFLRIHVNPHPDFWREDADIYTEVPITIYDAVLGAQVEVPTLDGHANMKVPSGTEGGQKFRLKGKGAPKLGEKGKGDEYVIVKIVPPKGMSSEERKTFEELAKKYPYDPKE, encoded by the coding sequence ATGAAAGACTACTATCAGGTCCTGGGCGTGCCCCGCGGCGCCTCTGCAGAGGAGATCAAGAAGTCCTACCGAAGGCTCGCAAAGCAGTATCATCCGGACGTCAACAAGGGCGAAAAAGCGGCTGAGGAGAAGTTCAAGGACATCTCCGAGGCCTACAACGTGCTCTCCGATCCTGAGCAGCGCAAGAAATACGACATGTTCAGCCAGGGTGGCTTTGGCGGTGCGGGTCCCGGCGGCTTCAACTGGCAGCAGGCAGGTGGCGGTCCACAGGGTTTTGACTTCAGACAGGCCGACATGGGCGACCTGGGGGATCTCTTCAGCGAGCTCTTCAACATGGGCGGAGTTCGGCGCAAGGCGCCCAGGCCGGAGTGGGGAAGGGCTGCGGGTCCCGAGGCGCCGGTCAACGGACAGGACACCTACGCGGACGTGGACGTGGATTTCGAGGAGTCGATCGCCGGCACGGAGCGGAAGATCTCCATCCGCAGGGGGGACAAGGTCGAGAAGATCACGGTCAAGGTCCCGGCCGGCGTGGACAACGGCTCAAAGGTCCGCATCGCGGGAAAGGGGCAGCCTGGGTTCGGCGGCGGCCGCTCCGGCGATCTCTTTCTGCGCATCCACGTCAATCCGCACCCTGATTTCTGGCGCGAGGACGCGGACATCTACACAGAGGTCCCCATCACCATATACGATGCAGTGCTCGGCGCGCAGGTGGAGGTCCCGACGCTGGACGGGCACGCGAACATGAAGGTGCCTTCGGGCACCGAGGGGGGCCAGAAATTCAGGCTCAAGGGGAAGGGCGCGCCGAAGCTGGGCGAGAAGGGCAAGGGGGACGAGTACGTCATCGTGAAGATCGTGCCGCCCAAGGGCATGAGCTCCGAGGAGCGCAAGACCTTTGAGGAGCTCGCGAAGAAATATCCGTATGATCCCAAGGAATGA
- a CDS encoding 4Fe-4S binding protein — MLRADGSVRCTACKLCSVVCPVRCIKVEEGKKGPRSFEIDMQACIFCGACVEACPCDALRMDTGRMPAPSSERSSLIYDMERLAANHPDGLCPLSRSL, encoded by the coding sequence ATGTTGCGCGCCGACGGGAGTGTACGCTGCACTGCGTGCAAGCTCTGCTCAGTCGTTTGCCCTGTGCGCTGCATAAAGGTAGAGGAGGGGAAGAAGGGCCCGCGGTCGTTCGAGATCGACATGCAGGCCTGCATTTTCTGCGGCGCCTGTGTGGAGGCGTGTCCGTGCGACGCCTTGCGCATGGACACCGGACGCATGCCCGCCCCCTCATCTGAGCGCAGCTCCTTAATATATGATATGGAAAGGCTTGCCGCCAATCATCCGGACGGACTCTGCCCCCTCTCAAGATCACTGTAA
- a CDS encoding DUF2203 domain-containing protein: MHELRTYFDLREANGLIPQLERLFAELGRIQMQVNTLCRAAEASGVRIDIEDAMEGRFDHICSALPSIGARLKDLSLEYMDILDEIADIGVVLCDVDMGLVGFHSWFSGQEILLSWQYGEPVVGHWHGVTENHGERRSIELLIMEKPGGVSLH, encoded by the coding sequence ATGCACGAGCTGAGGACATACTTTGATCTGAGAGAGGCCAACGGGCTCATCCCGCAGCTCGAACGCCTCTTCGCAGAGCTCGGCCGCATACAGATGCAGGTCAACACCCTCTGCAGGGCCGCGGAGGCGAGCGGTGTCCGCATAGATATCGAGGACGCGATGGAGGGCCGCTTCGATCATATCTGCTCGGCCCTGCCGTCAATCGGCGCAAGGCTCAAGGATCTCTCGCTGGAGTACATGGACATCCTCGACGAGATCGCGGACATCGGCGTCGTGCTCTGCGACGTGGACATGGGGCTCGTCGGTTTCCACTCGTGGTTCTCCGGCCAGGAGATACTGCTCTCCTGGCAGTATGGCGAGCCTGTGGTGGGGCACTGGCACGGCGTCACCGAGAATCACGGAGAGCGCCGCTCGATTGAGCTTTTGATAATGGAGAAGCCGGGCGGAGTGAGCTTACATTGA
- the dcd gene encoding dCTP deaminase — MSVKSDRWIWRMAKERGMIEPFEEKQVREGISFGLASYGYDFRIADEFKIFEPPSSGVVDPKDFAHLHFRDFKGAVCEIPPASYVLARTVEYFRIPRDVITVTYGKSTYARCGVHIHVTPFEPEWEGFATIAISNATPLPARIYANEGIGQVIFLGADEVCEVSYADKKGKYQAQKEITLAKGKG, encoded by the coding sequence ATGTCGGTCAAGTCGGACAGATGGATATGGAGGATGGCGAAAGAGCGCGGGATGATCGAACCCTTCGAGGAGAAACAGGTGCGCGAGGGGATATCCTTCGGCCTCGCTTCCTATGGCTATGATTTTCGCATAGCCGACGAGTTCAAGATCTTCGAGCCTCCTTCCTCCGGCGTGGTGGACCCCAAGGACTTCGCGCATCTGCACTTCCGCGACTTCAAGGGCGCGGTCTGCGAGATACCGCCCGCGAGCTACGTGCTGGCGCGCACGGTCGAGTACTTCAGGATACCGCGCGACGTGATCACCGTCACCTACGGCAAGTCGACGTACGCGCGCTGCGGGGTCCACATACACGTGACCCCGTTCGAGCCGGAGTGGGAGGGCTTCGCCACGATCGCGATCTCCAACGCGACTCCGCTGCCCGCGCGCATCTACGCGAACGAGGGGATAGGTCAGGTGATATTCCTAGGCGCGGACGAGGTGTGCGAGGTCTCTTACGCGGACAAGAAGGGCAAATACCAGGCGCAGAAAGAGATCACGCTCGCAAAGGGAAAGGGCTGA